One window of Diabrotica undecimpunctata isolate CICGRU chromosome 8, icDiaUnde3, whole genome shotgun sequence genomic DNA carries:
- the LOC140449153 gene encoding E3 SUMO-protein ligase ZBED1-like → MKQIITWFKHSVNASDELRKAQDPDNMKKLIQEVSTRWNSTYYSITRFLELRDIINQIVNRHSSAPGMINAREAEELKEVQDILLPLETATKQLSGEKYTTSSIVIPMIFNIKKKIEGSTPKYEIGKKLKESLLGECNKRFGMAEQVHLLSVSTLLDPRFKMYFTSPLDCAKAVQNIQEELQLKMDVSQQSFSIVNEQKEKEPAIPEVFDLWEDHSRLISENTKEISTSAPSSELSLYLKSSVLSIKVEPIKWWEENKATYPNLAIIAHKYLAVVATSVPSERLFSKAGQTVTQQRNRIKGKLLSKLLFLQDIDKHYWGL, encoded by the exons atgaaacaaataataACGTGGTTTAAGCACAGTGTAAATGCTAGTGATGAGTTAAGAAAAGCCCAAGACCCAGATAATATGAAAAAACTAATTCAAGAAGTTTCCACTAGATGGAATTCAACATATTATTCCATTACTAGATTTCTCGAATTAAGAGATATAATTAATCAAATTGTCAATCGACATTCATCAGCACCAGGAATGATTAATGCTCGAGAAGCAGAAGAGCTAAAAGAGGTTCAAGATATATTGCTTCCCCTTGAAACTGCTACAAAACAACTGTCTGGTGAAAAATACACAACTAGTAGCATTGTCATTCCAATGATTTTTAATATAAAGAAGAAAATTGAAGGAAGTACACCTAAATATGAAATtgggaagaaattaaaagaatctCTCTTAGGAGAATGTAACAAACGTTTTGGAATGGCAGAACAAGTTCATTTACTATCAGTTTCCACGCTTCTTGATCCTCGCTTTAAGATGTATTTTACTTCTCCATTAGATTGTGCAAAAGCAGTTCAAAATATACAAGAGGAACTGCAACTGAAAATGGACGTCTCTCAACAAAGCTTTTCTATCgtcaatgaacaaaaagaaaaagaaccag ctATACCCGAAGTATTTGATTTATGGGAAGATCATTCAAGATTAATTTCTGAAAACACAAAAGAAATATCAACATCTGCCCCTTCATCTGAGTTATCTCTTTATTTAAAAAGCTCAGTTTTATCAATAAAAGTAGAACCAATTAAATGGTGGGAAGAAAATAAAGCTACGTACCCGAATTTGGCGATTATAGCACATAAATATTTAGCAGTTGTAGCCACATCCGTACCGTCTGAACGACTCTTTTCTAAAGCTGGCCAAACAGTAACCCAGCAACGAAACAGAATAAAAGGAAAGCTGCTATCAAAACTGTTATTTTTACAAGATATTGATAAGCATTATTGGggcttataa